A section of the Nitrososphaerota archaeon genome encodes:
- a CDS encoding DUF885 domain-containing protein, with translation MSLEKFNLLTSSMFNHLMERDPVAATFMGLHQFDGEMPDGSRKRYLDEIESTRRYLSEFEGFDSTGLPPDRILDRDLAVHGLKLRLFEDETLRIWESMPDAVNTVGDALFPLFTKDFAPFERRLISIAERLEASPKFLEDSKSRITRPVNIWVKIAEETSHQLPIFLDTIVSAARSRDVEVRRIESAVEKVRSSLAEYEEWLSRELKPDAADNFAIGPEKFEQLLQLRGFDFNRQQMLDFGESALQEEKQRLEEIGRSIDPAASVERIKEKIRSDHPASFDEALSLVQRTVTEAREYVSKHNFATLPKGESLIVIETPGYMRHIIPFAAYFSPAKFDTRKVGIYITTRPEGGAEALEELNYASVSNTAVHEGYPGHHLQLTYTALSPSLIRNLFQGTEFVEGWAHYCEESMKNIGWHDTPEARFMQTIDLIWRAARIIIDVKLSSGEMSFGEAVEFLVKETGMSKASATGEINRYTYTPGYQLSYYLGKYLIKKFRQEAMERWGDEYSDKKFHDLILRSGGLPSRFLHRLLIENQ, from the coding sequence TTGTCGCTTGAAAAATTCAATCTTCTAACCTCATCAATGTTCAACCATCTTATGGAGCGTGACCCGGTTGCCGCGACCTTCATGGGGTTGCACCAGTTCGACGGTGAGATGCCTGACGGCTCAAGGAAAAGATATCTCGACGAAATTGAGTCAACGCGCCGCTACCTGTCCGAGTTCGAAGGCTTCGACTCCACAGGTCTCCCACCGGACAGAATCCTCGACCGGGACTTGGCGGTTCACGGTCTAAAGCTGCGGCTCTTCGAAGATGAGACCCTGCGCATCTGGGAGTCTATGCCTGACGCGGTGAACACTGTCGGCGACGCCCTCTTCCCGCTCTTCACCAAAGACTTTGCGCCCTTCGAAAGACGCCTGATATCCATAGCGGAGAGGCTTGAAGCATCACCCAAGTTTCTCGAAGACAGCAAAAGCCGGATTACGCGACCCGTGAACATATGGGTGAAAATAGCCGAAGAGACATCTCACCAGCTCCCAATCTTCCTCGACACAATCGTCTCAGCAGCCCGATCCAGAGACGTTGAGGTGCGCCGCATAGAATCTGCCGTCGAGAAGGTCCGCTCATCACTGGCTGAGTATGAGGAATGGCTGTCAAGAGAGCTAAAACCTGACGCGGCCGACAACTTCGCCATAGGCCCGGAGAAGTTCGAGCAGCTTCTCCAGCTCAGAGGCTTCGACTTCAACCGGCAGCAGATGCTTGATTTCGGCGAATCCGCGTTGCAGGAGGAGAAGCAGCGCCTAGAAGAGATTGGGCGAAGCATAGACCCAGCAGCCTCTGTTGAGCGGATTAAGGAGAAGATACGGTCAGATCACCCAGCCTCCTTCGACGAAGCTCTCAGCCTTGTGCAGCGAACAGTCACAGAAGCCCGTGAATACGTGTCCAAACATAACTTCGCTACGCTTCCTAAGGGAGAAAGCCTCATCGTGATTGAGACCCCGGGCTACATGCGGCACATAATTCCGTTCGCCGCCTACTTCAGCCCAGCCAAGTTCGATACGAGAAAGGTCGGCATCTACATCACAACACGCCCAGAAGGCGGTGCAGAAGCACTGGAGGAGCTGAACTACGCATCAGTTTCAAACACGGCGGTGCATGAAGGTTACCCTGGGCACCACCTGCAGCTAACCTATACTGCTCTAAGCCCCTCGTTGATCCGTAATCTCTTTCAAGGCACCGAGTTCGTCGAAGGCTGGGCTCACTACTGCGAAGAATCTATGAAGAACATAGGCTGGCACGATACGCCCGAAGCCCGGTTCATGCAGACAATCGACCTCATCTGGAGAGCAGCCCGCATAATCATTGATGTGAAACTCAGCAGCGGCGAAATGAGCTTCGGCGAAGCCGTAGAGTTCCTCGTCAAAGAAACAGGCATGAGCAAAGCGTCAGCAACCGGCGAAATCAACCGGTACACCTACACACCCGGCTACCAGCTCAGCTACTACCTCGGAAAATACCTGATCAAAAAGTTCAGGCAGGAAGCAATGGAGCGCTGGGGCGACGAGTACAGCGACAAAAAATTCCACGACCTCATACTACGCTCAGGCGGGCTACCAAGCCGCTTCCTACACCGACTATTGATAGAAAACCAGTAA
- a CDS encoding S8 family serine peptidase, translating to MKKASVTAVILITLILLPSLVYAPSSLGANPQRVIVTVSDTPLTKRAAALGLGMPEAAKLLEPQLKQEVENRLDSLRRAGGQFRVIEILTRVLHGAVIETSQSIDSLKASDPSLQVYGDSYLQPSLERSSRLVGAVDAHRLKTASGVALTGKGVVVAVIDTGVDYTHPDLGGAIGPGQKVIGGYNFVDENNDPIDRDGHGTEVAGIVAANGRLQGIAPDASLLAYRVVDRMGNVKSSDLIRALERASSDGAKVVNLSLGTKEEISSLSNAVENLVQSGVVVVAAIGNSADRAFGEPAARPKVIAVGASLNNVTTERDSEVIVNPGGYEIIAYSMNGSRPAPEGGVGGNLAYVGYARQQDVASLDLRGKIALAERGGEPGELIYFSMKEANVAAKGAVGLIVYNSEGGLFVGNLIGPHNPQGYQSSIPVISISNADGTYLRKMLGQGEVLHSTIVTGSHSTIFADRVAVFSSRGPTSPFYIKPDILAPGVSVNTTTIKGGYASSDGTSFSAPHVTGAAALLLQEHPNLTPEEVAGVLAPTSKVMTDRLKRIVPLFSQGSGRLDVLSAALSPLAIVPHSFVFQMATGQPDQSELLKVIPIDGRNISVSADLSWAYSSNISLSVSPSTVNVGGNRSAQIEVTSSLIHASPGYYEGRLTLRPSGGYQNLTVPILVSVNNASIIMENSGSLHLISVKAGSMNFTKATVKVTSPTGAESTYILSSDDSVPIDVPQSGEYWITATIPKPSSNFLNFSGNTYAHAMYNISQPLVKVAGIPLRFFEILGGFLFLAMLTALVIVAVNRKNQRPPIVM from the coding sequence TTGAAGAAAGCATCAGTTACAGCAGTTATCCTCATCACGCTTATTCTGCTACCTTCCCTAGTTTACGCTCCTTCAAGTCTAGGTGCGAATCCGCAGAGAGTTATCGTGACGGTTTCAGACACGCCTCTCACGAAGCGCGCAGCGGCTCTCGGGCTAGGCATGCCTGAAGCAGCCAAGTTACTTGAGCCTCAGTTGAAACAGGAGGTTGAGAACCGTTTGGACAGCCTTCGGCGAGCCGGGGGGCAGTTCCGGGTGATCGAAATCTTGACACGCGTACTGCACGGTGCGGTGATTGAGACTTCGCAGTCTATTGACTCGTTGAAAGCCTCGGATCCGAGCCTACAGGTCTACGGTGACAGCTATCTTCAACCTAGTTTGGAGAGGAGTTCGCGTCTCGTGGGTGCAGTGGATGCGCATCGCCTCAAGACCGCTTCAGGTGTTGCGCTTACAGGTAAAGGAGTTGTTGTGGCTGTGATCGATACCGGGGTAGATTATACGCATCCTGATCTGGGCGGAGCAATAGGGCCAGGTCAGAAGGTTATAGGAGGCTACAACTTTGTCGATGAGAATAACGATCCAATAGATCGTGACGGTCACGGCACCGAGGTGGCTGGGATAGTTGCCGCTAACGGACGGCTGCAGGGTATCGCGCCTGACGCGAGTCTTCTCGCATACCGGGTTGTGGACCGGATGGGAAACGTCAAATCTTCGGATCTTATCCGGGCTCTTGAGCGGGCTAGTAGCGACGGCGCTAAGGTGGTTAATCTAAGCCTCGGCACGAAGGAGGAGATCAGCTCGTTGAGCAACGCTGTCGAGAATCTTGTGCAGAGCGGGGTTGTGGTGGTGGCTGCTATAGGAAACTCTGCGGACAGGGCCTTCGGGGAACCTGCGGCTAGACCAAAGGTCATCGCAGTAGGTGCCTCTCTTAACAATGTGACTACTGAACGTGACTCAGAGGTTATAGTGAACCCGGGTGGCTACGAGATTATTGCCTACTCGATGAACGGTTCACGTCCAGCTCCGGAAGGCGGGGTGGGCGGCAACCTAGCCTATGTAGGGTATGCTCGTCAACAAGATGTCGCTTCCCTGGATCTCAGGGGGAAGATTGCGTTGGCGGAGAGGGGCGGTGAGCCGGGTGAGCTAATCTACTTCTCAATGAAGGAGGCGAATGTTGCAGCGAAAGGAGCGGTCGGTCTCATCGTCTACAACTCTGAAGGCGGGCTTTTCGTCGGCAACCTGATTGGGCCGCACAACCCGCAGGGATACCAATCCAGCATTCCTGTGATCTCGATTTCAAACGCGGATGGAACGTATCTGCGCAAGATGCTGGGTCAAGGTGAAGTGCTTCACTCCACAATCGTAACCGGGTCACACTCAACGATATTCGCTGACCGCGTGGCGGTGTTCAGCTCCAGAGGCCCAACCTCTCCATTCTATATTAAACCCGACATCTTGGCTCCGGGTGTCAGCGTCAACACCACCACGATAAAAGGCGGCTACGCGTCGAGTGACGGAACAAGCTTCTCAGCTCCCCACGTCACAGGAGCCGCGGCGCTTCTGCTGCAGGAGCATCCTAATCTGACTCCCGAAGAGGTCGCCGGGGTCTTGGCGCCCACGTCAAAGGTTATGACGGATAGGTTGAAGCGGATTGTTCCACTCTTCTCTCAGGGTTCAGGCAGGCTCGATGTGCTGTCAGCGGCTCTTTCACCGCTTGCTATTGTGCCTCATTCCTTCGTGTTCCAGATGGCTACAGGTCAACCTGATCAGAGCGAGCTGTTAAAGGTGATCCCGATAGACGGCAGAAACATCTCAGTCTCAGCTGATTTATCCTGGGCCTATAGTTCAAACATCTCTCTATCCGTCTCTCCCTCTACAGTAAATGTGGGCGGGAATAGGTCGGCCCAGATTGAGGTTACCTCATCGCTGATTCACGCCTCACCCGGATATTATGAGGGTCGTCTCACTCTACGCCCATCCGGCGGCTACCAGAATCTCACCGTTCCCATTCTAGTATCGGTTAACAACGCCTCCATTATAATGGAGAACTCAGGGAGCCTCCATCTTATCTCAGTTAAGGCTGGCAGCATGAACTTCACAAAGGCGACGGTGAAAGTAACCTCGCCTACAGGAGCCGAGAGCACCTATATTCTCTCATCCGACGACTCTGTCCCAATAGATGTGCCGCAATCCGGAGAATACTGGATAACGGCGACAATCCCCAAACCCTCAAGCAACTTCCTCAACTTCTCAGGCAACACCTATGCTCACGCGATGTACAATATCTCTCAGCCTCTTGTCAAAGTCGCAGGTATCCCGCTCCGCTTCTTCGAGATCCTCGGAGGCTTCCTCTTTCTCGCGATGTTAACCGCCCTTGTAATTGTAGCCGTTAACCGTAAAAACCAGCGACCACCAATAGTAATGTAG
- a CDS encoding NAD(P)-dependent oxidoreductase yields the protein MGREIRPKRVGPWPYPKKQEKGRIDNFEEVQIRYVEAEAIDEANRCILCPVPACVRACPVNSDILSMMRHIQQGNFNEAWKRVRETNCLPASTARVCPQLGSLCEANCAVGKRGDPVSIGMLQRFVSDWALEHNSYEEPEVMPRSGKRVAIVGGGPAGLAAAELLVRYGHSTTIFDAQNKLGGTAMYGIPNFHLPKDVLEFEIERLKKMGVEARTNIKIGSKISLEEIFDEGFDAIIVATGAKDVTPFQVEGGDLKGAYDAYEFLIKLDRMEYYKNRKQKIPFKVGKHVLVVGGGDTAVDAARTSVRLGAEAVTMMYRRSEKEITAYRFGLESAKEEGVKVEFLQVPIRFIGDEKGWVKKAECIKMRLGEPDASGRARPVPIEGSNFTIDVDTVFIAVGRGPNTSVQKKERIKMEKWGGIIVDPETYETSYPGVFAAGDVVTGETLLIKAMNQGRRAAQRVHEQLTHSKERLDLSQRYFTERYGRKAVQPM from the coding sequence TTGGGCAGAGAAATTAGACCAAAGCGGGTCGGCCCTTGGCCCTATCCTAAGAAGCAGGAAAAGGGCAGGATTGACAATTTTGAGGAGGTTCAAATCCGATATGTTGAGGCGGAAGCTATCGACGAAGCCAACAGATGCATCCTCTGCCCCGTTCCCGCCTGCGTCAGAGCCTGTCCAGTTAACTCAGACATCCTCAGCATGATGCGCCACATCCAGCAGGGAAACTTCAACGAGGCTTGGAAGAGGGTTCGGGAGACGAATTGCCTCCCAGCTTCAACCGCCCGTGTCTGTCCTCAGCTCGGTAGCCTGTGCGAAGCCAACTGTGCAGTTGGCAAGCGGGGAGACCCTGTTTCCATAGGGATGCTTCAAAGGTTCGTGTCAGACTGGGCGCTTGAGCACAACTCGTACGAGGAGCCTGAGGTCATGCCGCGCAGCGGCAAACGTGTAGCGATAGTTGGGGGAGGACCGGCTGGACTAGCAGCGGCGGAGCTCCTAGTCCGATATGGCCACAGCACCACGATATTCGATGCGCAGAACAAGCTAGGTGGAACCGCGATGTACGGTATCCCTAACTTCCATCTGCCGAAGGATGTTTTAGAGTTCGAGATTGAGCGGCTGAAGAAGATGGGGGTAGAGGCGCGGACAAACATAAAGATCGGCAGCAAGATTTCGCTGGAGGAAATCTTTGACGAAGGCTTCGACGCGATAATCGTAGCGACTGGGGCAAAAGACGTTACACCGTTCCAAGTAGAAGGCGGAGACCTCAAGGGCGCCTACGACGCCTACGAATTCCTCATCAAACTCGACAGGATGGAGTACTACAAGAACCGGAAGCAGAAAATCCCATTCAAGGTCGGAAAACACGTTCTGGTAGTCGGTGGAGGAGACACAGCGGTAGATGCTGCCCGCACATCAGTGAGATTGGGCGCGGAAGCGGTTACAATGATGTATAGACGCTCCGAGAAGGAGATCACAGCGTACCGCTTCGGCCTAGAATCAGCTAAGGAGGAGGGCGTCAAAGTCGAGTTTCTACAGGTGCCTATTCGGTTCATTGGCGACGAGAAAGGGTGGGTGAAGAAGGCTGAGTGCATCAAGATGAGGCTGGGAGAACCTGACGCCTCTGGAAGAGCAAGACCTGTGCCGATTGAAGGCTCAAACTTCACTATAGATGTAGACACAGTCTTCATAGCGGTCGGCCGCGGACCCAACACCTCAGTGCAGAAGAAGGAGCGCATCAAAATGGAGAAGTGGGGCGGAATAATCGTTGACCCTGAAACCTACGAAACATCTTACCCCGGTGTCTTCGCAGCAGGAGACGTAGTGACCGGCGAAACACTGCTCATCAAAGCCATGAACCAAGGCCGCAGAGCCGCTCAACGCGTCCATGAACAGCTAACCCATTCAAAAGAGAGATTAGATCTGTCTCAAAGATACTTCACAGAACGATACGGGCGTAAAGCAGTTCAACCCATGTAG